A region from the Pseudonocardia petroleophila genome encodes:
- a CDS encoding FAD:protein FMN transferase yields MIRHVEHVMGMPISVALRGRHAADARGSAAWADALAVLRAADRVFSTYRPGSVISRLGRGEIALADCPPEVAEVLGIGDAARRASGGAFDVHRPDGTLDPSGVVKGWAAERAAVHLVALPETDFCLSAGGDVVCRTLDPDAAPWRIGVEDPHDTGRVAAVVPLHTGAVATSGTARRGNHVVDGRTGRPSEGVASVTVVGDSLTVVDVDATAAFALGSDGEDWLAGRGHRAVFVVPSRRD; encoded by the coding sequence GCACGTGATGGGGATGCCGATCAGCGTCGCGCTGCGCGGCCGGCACGCCGCCGACGCCCGCGGCAGCGCCGCCTGGGCCGACGCGCTGGCCGTGCTGCGCGCGGCCGACCGGGTCTTCAGCACCTACCGGCCCGGCTCGGTGATCTCCCGCCTCGGACGCGGCGAGATCGCCCTCGCCGACTGCCCGCCCGAGGTCGCCGAGGTCCTGGGGATCGGCGACGCCGCGCGCCGGGCGTCGGGCGGGGCGTTCGACGTGCACCGCCCCGACGGCACGCTCGACCCGTCCGGCGTCGTGAAGGGCTGGGCCGCGGAGCGCGCGGCGGTCCACCTCGTCGCGCTGCCGGAGACCGACTTCTGCCTGTCCGCGGGCGGCGACGTCGTCTGCCGCACGCTCGACCCGGACGCCGCACCGTGGCGGATCGGGGTCGAGGACCCGCACGACACCGGCCGGGTCGCGGCGGTCGTCCCGCTGCACACCGGCGCGGTGGCCACGTCCGGGACGGCGCGCCGGGGGAACCACGTCGTCGACGGGCGCACCGGGCGGCCGTCGGAGGGGGTCGCGTCGGTCACGGTCGTCGGCGACTCGCTGACCGTCGTCGACGTCGACGCGACGGCCGCGTTCGCCCTCGGCTCCGACGGCGAGGACTGGCTGGCCGGGCGCGGGCACCGGGCCGTGTTCGTCGTGCCGAGCCGGCGGGACTAG
- a CDS encoding response regulator transcription factor — MTRSVRGRPLSRRELDVVRAVARGSTNAEIAAVLHVTTSTVKTHITNVRHKLVARNRVEIAAWAWEHGLVD, encoded by the coding sequence GTGACCCGGTCCGTGCGGGGGCGGCCGTTGTCGCGCCGCGAGCTCGACGTGGTGCGCGCCGTGGCCCGCGGGAGCACGAACGCCGAGATCGCCGCGGTGCTCCACGTGACGACGTCGACCGTCAAGACGCACATCACGAACGTCCGGCACAAGCTCGTGGCCCGCAACCGGGTCGAGATCGCCGCGTGGGCGTGGGAGCACGGGCTGGTGGACTGA
- a CDS encoding excalibur calcium-binding domain-containing protein, with the protein MRLRTLTVSLVAAAAATLPLAGVALAQTGDRDCKDFSSQEEAQAALLPGDPERLDANDNGLACENYDYDSATPAQTTDPVDEEPEAAAPTTPPVAEPQVSVVPRGGVDTGDGTSGSEPVPFLVGGVLVLGAAAAAARRRAHSAR; encoded by the coding sequence ATGCGACTCCGCACCCTCACCGTGTCCCTCGTCGCGGCCGCCGCCGCGACGCTCCCCCTCGCCGGCGTGGCGCTCGCCCAGACCGGCGACCGCGACTGCAAGGACTTCTCCTCCCAGGAGGAGGCGCAGGCCGCGCTGCTCCCGGGCGACCCCGAGCGCCTCGACGCCAACGACAACGGCCTGGCCTGCGAGAACTACGACTACGACTCGGCCACCCCGGCGCAGACCACCGACCCGGTCGACGAGGAGCCCGAGGCCGCCGCACCCACCACCCCGCCGGTCGCGGAGCCCCAGGTGTCCGTCGTGCCGCGCGGCGGCGTCGACACCGGTGACGGCACCTCCGGCTCGGAGCCCGTTCCGTTCCTCGTCGGCGGGGTGCTGGTCCTCGGCGCGGCCGCGGCCGCCGCGCGCCGTCGCGCGCACTCCGCCCGCTGA
- a CDS encoding LuxR C-terminal-related transcriptional regulator: MGRSGPAPRPPARAATGRPRSSGPDRRSPYPLDMATELPPERCPPEAPPSSRRPADHKLVVPQGHWNAIARRDLLGRMFAPPPHEPRVVVLQAPAGHGKTSLLLQAEATCRARGCSTGWLTLDDTDDDASRLFDHLLDLADRLTPDSRHEASSHRGQLGRPPRESRVVERFASVSAAGAVFIDDVHFVRNRAALGLLADLLARPLPGIRWFIGTRTHLPIGSTRLVVTGHAMVIDAEALRFSPSEAREFFDQSLGARIPESELRAITEATEGWPAALQLYRLARASGDLVPGAWQGEVRGSGHLTEYLSENVLQFQEPRVRDFLLATCVLERMCADLCDEMLDRSDSAEMLGVLEQRGLFVRRLSTADGWFTYHMVFATFLRDQLRRGSTELVTQLHLRAASWFDTNGHLEEALRHYAAAGDLALAADVFDRWLDNLIPDGHMVTVERWLGIFPTEVLVRFPTLMVKVLWALAFLSRHQKRDEILHLWTATPRSSVGHGSADPAVVRGVIDVLADDLVESERFFDGIEPDPDGRANRFRTFELGVVCNARGYRHLAEGDLSRAIDVLSLGRRLNHRIGSMFALAYSTGKTALVLMSQARLVDALELWATTRSETMQHLEGSLAEASLVSGHISGLYESGEHDRLLAEFDEFRELIEVGAIHDYLVLAHRSVARAHALRGETAAAVSVLERGQGLAHAHQWPRAARLLVLERARLELLAGRSEQARVMVGGVARSTAGTVVRCSEEIEDEHIFAARLHLHRGSAERALEVIAPVLQIAARQGRALRQIKLQLLAAAAHKRLGDRLVAHRRLAAALDLAAPGNCRQSFLDEGDEILELLDAHRESVRSAPEGSAAAARRRFIEALRPDAVGREAGRGALGGPPERSAARIELTDREKEVLIMVGNSMTNVEIARATFVTQDTVKYHLKNIYAKVGARNRIHAVRIAQDRGYC; encoded by the coding sequence GTGGGGCGCTCCGGACCGGCACCCCGTCCGCCGGCCCGGGCGGCGACGGGACGTCCGAGGAGTTCCGGGCCTGATCGACGCAGCCCCTATCCTCTCGACATGGCAACGGAGCTGCCACCGGAACGGTGTCCCCCGGAGGCGCCACCCTCGTCCCGGCGGCCTGCCGATCACAAGCTGGTCGTGCCGCAGGGGCACTGGAACGCCATCGCCCGCCGGGACCTCCTCGGGCGGATGTTCGCCCCGCCGCCGCACGAGCCCCGTGTCGTCGTCCTGCAGGCGCCCGCCGGTCACGGGAAGACCTCGTTGCTGCTCCAGGCCGAGGCGACCTGCCGTGCCAGAGGGTGCTCGACCGGGTGGTTGACCCTCGACGACACCGACGACGACGCCAGCCGACTGTTCGACCACCTGCTCGACCTCGCCGACCGGCTCACGCCCGACTCCCGGCACGAGGCGTCATCGCACCGCGGCCAGCTGGGACGGCCGCCCCGGGAGAGCCGGGTCGTCGAGCGCTTCGCCTCGGTCTCGGCCGCCGGTGCGGTGTTCATCGACGACGTCCACTTCGTGCGGAACCGCGCTGCGCTGGGGCTGCTGGCCGATCTGCTCGCCCGGCCGCTGCCCGGCATCCGCTGGTTCATCGGCACTCGGACGCACCTCCCGATCGGCTCCACTCGGCTCGTGGTCACCGGTCACGCGATGGTCATCGATGCGGAGGCTCTGCGGTTCAGCCCGTCGGAGGCCCGGGAGTTCTTCGACCAGTCGCTCGGTGCGCGGATACCCGAGTCCGAGCTGCGTGCGATCACCGAGGCCACGGAGGGCTGGCCCGCGGCCCTGCAGCTCTATCGCCTGGCCCGCGCATCGGGTGACCTCGTGCCGGGCGCGTGGCAGGGGGAGGTGCGCGGCAGCGGCCACCTGACCGAGTACCTCAGCGAGAACGTCCTGCAGTTCCAGGAGCCACGAGTCCGGGACTTCCTCCTGGCGACGTGCGTCCTGGAACGCATGTGCGCCGACCTGTGCGACGAGATGCTCGACCGGTCCGACTCGGCGGAGATGCTCGGTGTGCTGGAGCAGCGCGGTCTGTTCGTCCGCCGGCTCAGCACGGCGGACGGATGGTTCACCTATCACATGGTGTTCGCCACGTTCCTGCGCGATCAGCTGCGGCGCGGCTCCACGGAGCTGGTGACGCAGCTGCACCTGCGCGCTGCATCCTGGTTCGACACGAACGGGCACCTCGAAGAGGCGCTGCGGCACTACGCCGCGGCCGGAGACCTGGCTCTCGCGGCCGACGTGTTCGATCGATGGCTCGACAACCTGATCCCCGACGGGCACATGGTCACGGTGGAACGGTGGCTGGGCATCTTCCCGACCGAGGTGCTGGTCCGGTTCCCGACGCTCATGGTGAAGGTCCTGTGGGCACTGGCGTTCCTGTCCCGGCATCAGAAGCGCGACGAGATCCTGCACCTGTGGACGGCGACGCCCCGGTCGTCGGTCGGCCACGGCTCCGCCGACCCGGCGGTCGTCCGGGGGGTCATCGATGTGCTCGCCGACGACCTCGTCGAGTCCGAGCGCTTCTTCGACGGGATCGAACCGGATCCCGATGGCCGAGCGAACCGGTTCCGCACCTTCGAGCTCGGTGTCGTGTGCAACGCGCGCGGCTACCGCCACCTCGCCGAGGGTGATCTCTCCAGGGCGATCGACGTGCTGTCGCTGGGACGGCGGCTCAACCACCGCATCGGTTCGATGTTCGCGCTGGCCTACTCGACCGGCAAGACCGCCCTCGTGCTCATGTCGCAGGCCCGTCTGGTCGACGCCCTGGAACTGTGGGCCACCACTCGGAGCGAGACCATGCAGCACCTCGAGGGGTCGCTGGCGGAGGCGAGCCTGGTCAGCGGGCACATCAGCGGGCTCTACGAGTCCGGTGAGCACGACCGGTTGCTGGCCGAGTTCGACGAGTTCCGCGAACTCATCGAGGTCGGTGCCATCCACGACTACCTCGTCCTCGCGCACCGGTCGGTCGCTCGGGCCCACGCGCTGCGCGGGGAGACCGCAGCCGCGGTGTCCGTCCTCGAACGCGGGCAGGGGCTGGCCCACGCCCACCAGTGGCCCCGCGCCGCCCGGCTACTGGTCCTGGAACGCGCGCGCCTGGAACTGCTCGCCGGTCGATCGGAGCAGGCCCGGGTGATGGTCGGCGGTGTCGCCCGCAGCACCGCCGGCACGGTGGTCCGATGCTCGGAGGAGATCGAGGACGAGCACATCTTCGCGGCCAGGTTGCACCTCCACCGCGGATCGGCGGAGCGGGCACTGGAGGTGATCGCGCCGGTCCTCCAGATCGCGGCCCGCCAGGGACGGGCTCTCCGGCAGATCAAGCTGCAGCTCCTGGCCGCGGCGGCCCACAAACGGCTCGGCGACCGGCTCGTCGCCCACCGTCGACTGGCCGCCGCACTCGATCTCGCTGCGCCCGGGAACTGCCGTCAGAGCTTCCTCGATGAGGGAGACGAGATCCTGGAGCTGCTGGACGCGCATCGCGAGTCGGTCCGCTCGGCTCCGGAAGGCAGTGCCGCAGCGGCACGCCGTCGGTTCATCGAAGCGCTGCGGCCCGATGCCGTCGGACGTGAGGCCGGTCGCGGCGCGCTCGGCGGACCACCGGAACGGTCGGCGGCCCGCATCGAGCTCACCGATCGCGAGAAGGAGGTGCTGATCATGGTCGGCAACTCCATGACCAACGTGGAGATCGCGCGGGCCACCTTCGTCACCCAGGACACCGTCAAGTACCACCTCAAGAACATCTACGCGAAGGTGGGCGCGCGGAACCGGATCCATGCGGTCCGGATCGCTCAGGACCGCGGCTACTGCTGA
- a CDS encoding DUF2975 domain-containing protein → MTTRVAVVPLGVLLGLLLLVVTAGQVAVVYEGWAELSSGATVDLARPGWAMLAVALLGLLCVQVVIVCTGKLLSMVARDSIFTDDALPWVDAIVRAIVAGWVLLLCAAVPVYVVAQLDDAPGLAALHLVLVLVGAAVGLLMVVMRALLRQATTLRADMDAVI, encoded by the coding sequence ATGACGACGCGTGTGGCCGTGGTGCCGCTGGGGGTCCTGCTCGGTCTGCTCCTGCTGGTCGTGACGGCCGGCCAGGTCGCGGTGGTGTACGAGGGATGGGCCGAGCTGAGCTCCGGGGCGACCGTCGACCTGGCCCGTCCGGGCTGGGCGATGCTGGCGGTCGCCCTGCTGGGCCTGCTCTGCGTGCAGGTGGTCATCGTCTGCACCGGGAAGCTGCTGTCGATGGTCGCCCGCGACAGCATCTTCACCGACGACGCGCTGCCGTGGGTGGACGCGATCGTCCGGGCGATCGTCGCCGGGTGGGTGCTGCTGCTGTGCGCGGCGGTGCCCGTCTACGTCGTCGCCCAGCTCGACGACGCCCCCGGCCTGGCCGCCCTGCACCTGGTGCTCGTGCTCGTCGGGGCGGCCGTGGGGCTGTTGATGGTCGTCATGCGGGCGCTGCTGCGGCAGGCGACGACGCTGCGGGCCGACATGGACGCGGTCATCTGA
- a CDS encoding class F sortase — MRIPTGRPRHLVAGAALALLLAGCGGAPAPAPSVTAPATAPVTSAPAAGATALAGSRPERVVIPALDVDGAMMDLGLQDDGTMEVPPDGTTAGWYSLSPTPGEIGPAVLAAHVDWKGEPGVFFRLRDTEPGDEVQVRRADGTTAVFTVDRVEQYAKDSFPSDAVYGDVDRAELRLITCGGEFDDGSGDYEDNIVVYAHLTGTV; from the coding sequence GTGCGCATCCCGACCGGCCGTCCCCGCCACCTCGTGGCGGGGGCGGCCCTCGCGCTGCTGCTCGCCGGCTGCGGCGGCGCCCCGGCCCCGGCACCCTCCGTCACCGCCCCGGCCACCGCGCCGGTCACCTCCGCACCCGCGGCGGGGGCGACGGCGCTGGCCGGGTCCCGTCCGGAGCGCGTCGTCATCCCGGCCCTCGACGTCGACGGCGCGATGATGGACCTGGGCCTGCAGGACGACGGCACCATGGAGGTCCCGCCCGACGGCACCACCGCCGGCTGGTACTCCCTCTCACCCACCCCCGGCGAGATCGGGCCCGCGGTGCTCGCCGCGCACGTCGACTGGAAGGGCGAGCCGGGGGTGTTCTTCCGCCTGCGCGACACCGAACCCGGTGACGAGGTGCAGGTCCGGCGCGCTGACGGCACCACCGCCGTCTTCACCGTCGACCGGGTGGAGCAGTACGCCAAGGACAGCTTCCCCAGCGACGCCGTCTACGGCGACGTGGACCGCGCCGAGCTCCGCCTGATCACCTGCGGCGGGGAGTTCGACGACGGCTCGGGGGACTACGAGGACAACATCGTCGTCTACGCCCACCTCACGGGCACGGTCTGA
- the serA gene encoding phosphoglycerate dehydrogenase — MKVLLLENIHPVAAEAFRAAGFEVDVRSGSLSEDELLDELPGVSLLGIRSNTKITSRVLEAGKDLLAVGCFCIGTNQVDLADAAERGIAVFNAPFSNTRSVVELVLGEILTLTRRLPEKTQRMHDGVWDKSAKGSHEVRGRTLGIVGYGNIGTQLSNLAEAVGLRVIFYDTADRLAHGNARRVPSLDALLAQADIVSLHVDGRPGNAGLFGADQFAKMKPGSVFINASRGMVVDDAVLREHILSGHLSGAAIDVFPIEPKAQGDAFESPLRGLDNVILTPHVGGSTQEAQEEIGHFVSTKLIGFATAGATALSVNLPQVAPPTPAGAFRMGYLHTSRPGVLAGINQLLADTGVNVIGQSLSTSGEQGYVVTDTDAVVTEAALSELLRSPETIWLRSWRP; from the coding sequence GTGAAGGTGCTCCTCCTGGAAAACATCCACCCGGTCGCGGCCGAGGCGTTCCGCGCCGCGGGCTTCGAGGTCGACGTGCGCTCGGGCTCCCTGAGCGAGGACGAGCTGCTCGACGAGCTGCCGGGCGTCTCCCTGCTCGGGATCCGCTCCAACACGAAGATCACCTCGCGGGTGCTGGAGGCCGGGAAGGACCTGCTGGCCGTCGGCTGCTTCTGCATCGGCACCAACCAGGTCGACCTCGCCGACGCCGCCGAGCGCGGCATCGCGGTCTTCAACGCCCCGTTCTCCAACACCCGCAGCGTCGTCGAGCTGGTGCTCGGCGAGATCCTCACCCTCACGCGCCGGCTGCCCGAGAAGACCCAGCGCATGCACGACGGCGTGTGGGACAAGTCGGCCAAGGGCAGCCACGAGGTCCGCGGACGGACGCTCGGCATCGTCGGCTACGGCAACATCGGCACGCAGCTGTCCAACCTCGCGGAGGCCGTCGGACTGCGGGTGATCTTCTACGACACCGCCGACCGGCTGGCCCACGGCAACGCCCGGCGCGTCCCCTCGCTCGACGCGCTGCTCGCCCAGGCCGACATCGTGAGCCTGCACGTCGACGGCAGGCCCGGCAACGCGGGCCTGTTCGGCGCCGACCAGTTCGCGAAGATGAAGCCGGGCTCGGTGTTCATCAACGCCTCGCGCGGGATGGTCGTCGACGACGCCGTGCTGCGTGAGCACATCCTGTCCGGCCACCTGTCCGGCGCGGCGATCGACGTCTTCCCGATCGAGCCCAAGGCCCAGGGCGACGCGTTCGAGTCGCCGCTGCGCGGCCTCGACAACGTCATCCTCACCCCGCACGTCGGCGGGTCGACGCAGGAGGCGCAGGAGGAGATCGGCCACTTCGTCTCCACCAAGCTGATCGGCTTCGCCACGGCGGGCGCCACCGCCCTGTCGGTGAACCTGCCCCAGGTCGCGCCGCCGACCCCCGCGGGCGCGTTCCGGATGGGCTACCTGCACACGAGCCGCCCCGGCGTCCTGGCCGGCATCAACCAGCTGCTGGCCGACACCGGCGTCAACGTCATCGGCCAGTCCCTGTCGACGAGCGGGGAGCAGGGCTACGTCGTCACCGACACCGACGCCGTGGTGACCGAGGCCGCCCTGTCCGAGCTCCTGCGCTCGCCGGAGACCATCTGGCTGAGGTCCTGGCGCCCCTGA
- a CDS encoding helix-turn-helix domain-containing protein, which yields MAIVVRIDVELARRKMSVGEFAERIGLTPANVAVLKNGRAKAVRFSTLEAMCRVLDCQPGDLLEWVDDERAEPEGVGREARA from the coding sequence ATGGCCATCGTCGTGCGGATCGACGTCGAGCTGGCGAGGCGGAAGATGAGCGTGGGCGAGTTCGCCGAGCGGATCGGGCTCACCCCGGCCAACGTGGCGGTGCTGAAGAACGGCCGCGCGAAGGCGGTGCGGTTCAGCACGCTGGAGGCCATGTGCCGGGTGCTCGACTGCCAGCCCGGTGACCTGCTGGAGTGGGTCGACGACGAGCGCGCCGAGCCGGAGGGCGTCGGCCGGGAGGCTCGCGCGTGA